A single window of Halobacterium jilantaiense DNA harbors:
- a CDS encoding LLM class flavin-dependent oxidoreductase, with amino-acid sequence MTDDAEDGAASDRLRLNLFTMNAVEHVSVGSWRLPGDQSHRYSDREYWTDVARTAERGGFDAVFFADVRGIYDVFGGDRETAIEKAVQTPSNDPAYLIPAMAEVTDDIGFAVTKSTSYNHPYQLAREFSTLDHLTDGRVAFNVVTSYLESAAANLGYDDRLDHDERYDRADEFMDVLYALWEDSWEDDAVVRDEDAATFSDPEKVHGIDHEGEHFDVPGPHSAEPSPQRTPVLYQAGSSDRGREFAAEHAEAVFVSQPSDDAVVDYMADLRERAAAHGRDPDDLAFFPGIVPIVGETEAIAEAKHDAYRDAIDTEGVLALMSGFVDMDLSELDPDQELEHIETEAIQGVVNAFTSNDDRDWTVREVAEFAGLGTTSPVVVGTPEQVADVFEHWFHDVGVDGFNVKEVARPDSVRDFVDLVVPELRERGLLADPEGETLRESTFGRRGLPDDHPGSR; translated from the coding sequence ATGACCGACGACGCCGAGGACGGTGCTGCCAGCGACCGGTTGCGCCTCAACCTCTTCACGATGAACGCCGTGGAGCACGTGTCCGTCGGCTCCTGGCGGCTCCCCGGCGACCAGAGCCACCGGTACAGCGACCGGGAGTACTGGACTGATGTCGCGCGCACGGCCGAGCGCGGCGGCTTCGACGCCGTCTTCTTCGCGGATGTCCGCGGCATCTACGACGTCTTCGGCGGCGACCGGGAGACGGCAATCGAGAAAGCCGTCCAGACGCCGTCGAACGACCCGGCGTACCTGATTCCCGCGATGGCCGAGGTGACCGACGACATCGGGTTCGCGGTGACGAAGTCCACGTCCTACAACCATCCCTACCAGCTCGCCCGCGAGTTCTCCACGCTCGACCACCTCACGGACGGCCGCGTCGCCTTCAACGTCGTCACCTCCTACCTCGAATCCGCGGCCGCGAACCTCGGCTACGACGACCGCCTCGACCACGACGAGCGCTACGACCGCGCCGACGAGTTCATGGACGTGCTGTACGCCCTCTGGGAGGACTCCTGGGAGGACGATGCCGTCGTCCGGGACGAGGACGCGGCGACGTTCAGCGACCCCGAGAAGGTCCACGGCATCGACCACGAGGGCGAGCACTTCGACGTGCCGGGTCCCCACAGCGCCGAGCCGTCGCCACAGCGCACGCCCGTCCTCTATCAGGCGGGCTCGTCGGACCGCGGCCGCGAGTTCGCCGCCGAACACGCCGAAGCCGTCTTCGTCAGCCAGCCCTCGGACGACGCCGTCGTCGACTACATGGCGGACCTCCGGGAGCGTGCCGCAGCCCACGGCCGCGACCCCGACGACCTCGCGTTCTTCCCCGGCATCGTCCCCATCGTCGGCGAGACGGAGGCAATCGCGGAGGCGAAACACGACGCGTACCGGGACGCCATCGACACCGAAGGGGTGCTCGCGCTCATGTCCGGGTTCGTGGATATGGACCTCTCTGAACTCGACCCCGACCAGGAACTCGAACACATCGAGACGGAGGCCATCCAGGGCGTCGTGAACGCGTTCACGTCGAACGACGACCGCGACTGGACGGTCCGCGAGGTCGCCGAGTTCGCCGGCCTCGGGACGACTTCCCCTGTCGTTGTCGGGACGCCCGAGCAGGTCGCGGACGTCTTCGAGCACTGGTTCCACGACGTCGGCGTCGACGGTTTCAACGTCAAGGAGGTCGCGCGCCCCGACAGCGTCCGGGACTTCGTCGACCTCGTCGTGCCGGAGCTCCGCGAGCGCGGCCTGCTCGCTGACCCCGAGGGCGAGACACTGCGCGAGTCGACGTTCGGCCGGCGTGGCCTCCCCGACGACCACCCGGGTAGCCGGTAA
- a CDS encoding carboxylate--amine ligase, with product MTFQEFDALRESLSAADFDRPPAFVANAHVTGLSVARALDDYGVPVVALDRSGDGAAPPSDAADYAGRVTYPLDDQAGFREDVEALAAELDHEPVAFGCMDEWALAFAETEPEGVRLPFADSETLDAVLDKTSLYDRCEELGVPYPETHHLSRTDPEEAADELGFPLVLKPARKREFEEAVGTNVVEVADREEYHDVVEMAEETGIEVMAQEKVPVARGEDQSLASYVPESGDPLAVVGNARVRAPLGYGTSCVVETVENPDLRERALSVVEDAGYHGISEAEFVYDRDRGEYVLLDVNTRPWKWISMPVRAGANLPMAAYSDATAGVDAAPGYESDGVRDARWVSLEDYLPLVAGGETGDVLASEDWQALVSGAFEESGDLTTAVYRPSDPAPIAHRLDVEFADRDYYCSC from the coding sequence ATGACCTTTCAGGAGTTCGACGCGCTCCGCGAGTCGCTCTCGGCAGCCGACTTCGACCGGCCGCCCGCGTTCGTCGCGAACGCCCACGTCACCGGCCTCTCCGTGGCGCGCGCGCTCGACGACTACGGGGTCCCCGTCGTCGCGCTCGACCGCTCGGGTGACGGCGCAGCACCCCCCTCTGACGCCGCCGACTACGCCGGACGCGTCACGTACCCGCTCGACGACCAGGCGGGCTTCCGCGAGGACGTCGAAGCCCTCGCGGCGGAACTCGATCACGAGCCCGTAGCGTTCGGCTGCATGGACGAGTGGGCGCTCGCGTTCGCCGAAACCGAGCCCGAGGGCGTCCGACTGCCGTTCGCGGACAGCGAGACGCTTGACGCCGTCCTCGACAAGACAAGCCTCTACGACCGCTGCGAGGAACTGGGCGTCCCCTACCCGGAGACCCACCACCTCTCCAGGACCGACCCCGAGGAGGCCGCCGACGAACTCGGCTTCCCGCTCGTACTCAAGCCCGCCCGCAAGCGCGAATTCGAGGAGGCCGTCGGCACGAACGTCGTCGAGGTCGCGGACCGCGAGGAGTACCACGATGTCGTCGAGATGGCCGAGGAGACCGGTATCGAGGTCATGGCCCAAGAGAAGGTCCCGGTCGCGCGGGGCGAGGACCAGTCGCTGGCCTCCTACGTCCCCGAGTCCGGCGACCCACTCGCGGTCGTCGGGAACGCTCGTGTCCGCGCGCCGCTCGGCTACGGCACGTCCTGCGTCGTCGAGACTGTCGAGAACCCCGACCTCCGCGAGCGCGCGCTCTCGGTCGTCGAGGATGCGGGCTACCACGGCATCAGCGAGGCGGAGTTCGTCTACGACCGCGACCGCGGCGAGTACGTCCTCCTCGATGTCAACACCCGCCCGTGGAAGTGGATCAGCATGCCCGTCCGGGCGGGCGCGAACCTCCCGATGGCCGCCTACAGCGACGCGACCGCCGGCGTGGACGCCGCACCGGGCTACGAGTCGGACGGTGTCCGAGACGCGCGCTGGGTCTCCCTCGAAGACTACCTCCCGCTGGTCGCCGGCGGCGAGACAGGCGACGTGCTCGCCAGCGAGGACTGGCAGGCGCTCGTCTCCGGTGCCTTCGAGGAGTCCGGCGACCTCACCACCGCCGTCTACCGGCCGAGCGACCCAGCACCGATCGCCCACCGTCTGGACGTCGAGTTCGCCGACCGCGACTACTACTGCTCCTGCTGA
- a CDS encoding 50S ribosomal protein L16 translates to MSDNPASMYRKIDKPSYTRRDYVTGIPGSKIAQHQMGDLQADADDYPVQISLAPEEQCQLRHGSLEAARLSANRHLIKELGEGNYKMRLRKFPHQIIRENKQATGAGADRVSDGMRQAFGVPVGTAARIYPGEQLFTAYCDVDQAEEVKEAFRRAYNKITPPCKINVERGNELLVR, encoded by the coding sequence ATGTCCGACAATCCGGCGTCCATGTACCGGAAAATCGACAAGCCGTCCTACACGCGACGGGACTACGTCACCGGGATTCCCGGCTCGAAGATCGCCCAGCACCAGATGGGCGACCTGCAGGCCGATGCCGACGACTACCCCGTCCAGATCAGCCTCGCGCCCGAGGAGCAGTGCCAGCTCCGCCACGGCTCGCTGGAGGCTGCACGGCTGTCGGCGAACCGCCACCTCATCAAGGAACTCGGTGAGGGCAACTACAAGATGCGACTCCGCAAGTTCCCCCACCAGATCATCCGGGAGAACAAGCAGGCGACCGGCGCGGGTGCGGACCGTGTCTCCGACGGGATGCGTCAGGCGTTCGGCGTCCCGGTCGGCACCGCCGCCCGTATCTACCCGGGCGAGCAGCTGTTCACGGCGTACTGCGACGTGGACCAAGCGGAAGAAGTGAAGGAGGCGTTCCGTCGCGCCTACAACAAGATCACGCCGCCGTGCAAGATCAACGTCGAGCGCGGTAACGAACTTCTCGTCCGGTAA
- a CDS encoding ATP-grasp domain-containing protein produces the protein MLGLAVANDAETFERMTGPLADRGIRAEHVTVQETVTHLGDPPFDASRFDAGFVFPSRLMEGGVVDAFLDVPWVNDRAAVLRSRNKAGALATLAAADVPVPETAYVSNPADASEVRDVLTALKPPVVVKPNSTTRGVGVTKVHDPDSLDGVTDYLELVHDYRATGDKSYLIQEYLADAVDYRVMVLDGEVVGAVRRESPGWKHNVHGGATATGVDLPERLRALAVDAAAALDVDFLGVDILATEERAVVSETNARPTIDDEAKYEDGFYDRLAALIRRAAGSVEDAGERGENSE, from the coding sequence ATGCTGGGGCTGGCGGTCGCGAACGACGCGGAGACCTTCGAGCGGATGACGGGACCGCTGGCCGACCGCGGAATCCGCGCCGAGCACGTGACCGTGCAGGAGACGGTGACGCATCTGGGCGACCCGCCGTTCGACGCGTCGCGGTTCGACGCCGGGTTCGTGTTCCCGAGTCGCCTGATGGAGGGAGGTGTCGTAGACGCGTTCCTCGACGTGCCGTGGGTGAACGACCGGGCGGCGGTGCTTCGGTCACGGAACAAGGCGGGCGCGCTGGCGACCCTTGCGGCGGCCGATGTCCCCGTTCCGGAGACCGCCTACGTCTCGAATCCCGCCGATGCGAGCGAGGTACGGGACGTACTCACCGCGCTCAAGCCGCCGGTGGTCGTGAAGCCGAACTCGACGACCCGGGGCGTCGGCGTGACGAAGGTCCACGACCCGGACTCGCTGGACGGCGTCACGGATTATCTGGAGTTGGTCCACGACTACCGCGCGACCGGCGACAAATCCTACCTGATTCAGGAGTACCTGGCGGACGCCGTCGACTACCGCGTGATGGTGCTGGACGGCGAGGTCGTCGGCGCAGTGCGCCGGGAGTCACCGGGCTGGAAGCACAACGTCCACGGCGGCGCGACCGCGACCGGCGTCGACCTCCCCGAACGACTGCGGGCGCTCGCCGTCGACGCAGCGGCGGCGCTCGATGTCGACTTCCTGGGCGTGGACATCCTCGCGACGGAGGAGCGCGCAGTGGTCTCCGAGACGAACGCGCGACCCACCATCGACGACGAGGCGAAGTACGAGGACGGGTTCTACGACAGGCTGGCGGCGCTGATTCGGCGGGCTGCCGGGTCAGTCGAAGACGCTGGGGAGCGGGGAGAGAACAGCGAGTAG
- a CDS encoding Hsp20/alpha crystallin family protein: MRRDDRDDPFDDIFREIERMMEDMMGAGQGLDRGDQSGFASSTHVDVHETDDEVRVIADLPGVEKDDISIQCDGDSVTVSAHSGTREYDERIDLPGRVDARSGDATYNNGVLEVAFDRTDTSTNIDVQ; the protein is encoded by the coding sequence ATGAGACGCGACGACCGGGACGACCCCTTCGACGACATCTTCCGCGAGATCGAGCGCATGATGGAGGACATGATGGGGGCCGGCCAGGGCCTCGATCGCGGCGACCAGTCCGGGTTCGCCTCCAGCACTCACGTGGACGTCCACGAGACCGACGACGAAGTCCGAGTCATCGCCGACCTGCCGGGCGTCGAGAAAGACGACATCTCGATTCAGTGCGACGGCGACTCCGTCACTGTCAGCGCGCACTCGGGCACCCGCGAGTACGACGAACGCATCGACCTCCCGGGCCGCGTCGACGCCCGGTCCGGCGACGCCACCTACAACAACGGCGTCCTCGAAGTCGCGTTCGACCGCACCGACACCTCGACGAACATCGACGTCCAGTAA
- a CDS encoding type II glyceraldehyde-3-phosphate dehydrogenase: MLRVGINGYGTIGKRVADAVDAQPDMEVAGVAKTRPNFEAKQARERGFDLYAAIEDRADQFGEAGVETAGLVDDLVAESDVVVDATPSGIGAQNRALYEEHDTPAIYQGGEDADVADVSFNARSNYAEAEGADHVRVVSCNTTGLSRLLAPLQEEYGVEKVRTTLVRRGGDPGQTGRGPINDILPDPISIPSHHGPDVNTIFPDLDIDTLGLKVPATLMHMHSVNVTLESEPDADEVRDVLAGQSRIMVLDKDLGIKGTGPLKEYAKDMGRPRGDLWENCLWGESVTTVGRDFYCFQAIHQESDVVPENVDAVRAITGEMDAEESVATTNDALGL, translated from the coding sequence ATGCTCCGCGTCGGCATCAACGGCTACGGAACCATCGGGAAGCGCGTCGCGGACGCCGTCGACGCCCAGCCCGACATGGAGGTGGCGGGCGTGGCGAAGACCCGCCCGAACTTCGAAGCGAAACAGGCCCGTGAACGCGGCTTCGACCTCTACGCCGCAATCGAGGACCGCGCCGACCAGTTCGGCGAGGCGGGCGTCGAGACCGCCGGCCTCGTCGACGACCTCGTCGCCGAGAGCGATGTCGTCGTCGACGCCACGCCGTCCGGCATCGGCGCGCAGAACCGCGCGCTCTACGAGGAACACGACACCCCCGCCATCTACCAGGGCGGCGAGGACGCCGACGTCGCCGACGTCTCGTTCAACGCCCGCTCGAACTACGCTGAGGCCGAGGGTGCCGACCACGTCCGCGTCGTCTCCTGCAACACGACGGGGCTCTCCCGGCTGCTCGCGCCCCTCCAGGAGGAGTACGGCGTCGAGAAGGTCCGAACCACGCTCGTCCGGCGCGGCGGCGACCCCGGACAGACGGGACGGGGCCCCATCAACGACATCCTCCCCGACCCCATCTCGATTCCGAGCCACCACGGCCCCGACGTGAACACAATCTTCCCCGACCTCGACATCGACACGCTCGGGCTGAAGGTGCCGGCGACGCTGATGCACATGCACAGCGTGAACGTCACCCTCGAAAGCGAACCGGACGCCGACGAGGTTCGGGATGTCCTCGCGGGACAGTCCCGCATCATGGTCCTCGACAAGGACCTCGGCATCAAGGGCACAGGCCCCCTCAAGGAGTACGCCAAGGACATGGGCCGGCCGCGGGGCGACCTCTGGGAGAACTGCCTCTGGGGCGAGTCCGTCACCACGGTAGGCCGTGATTTCTACTGCTTCCAGGCCATCCACCAGGAGTCCGACGTCGTCCCCGAGAACGTCGACGCCGTCCGGGCGATTACGGGCGAGATGGACGCCGAGGAGTCGGTCGCAACCACGAACGACGCGCTCGGGCTCTGA
- a CDS encoding aminopeptidase, whose product MSLRDAAKTAVEQCLGLDADEDCVVVTDDERRDIGEALYEVASEVSDSTTILQYPPGDQHGAEPPAPVAAAMKDADVFLAPTTKSLSHTRARGAANDVGARGATLPGITEEVFTTGLDADYETIAEHCEDVLAQVAAADEVRVTTPAGTDITFDAGDRDWRDDTGIVHDDGDFSNLPAGEVFVSPVDANGTYVVDGTMMPHGKLGDGQELRFEVEDGFVTDISDDQIREQVEAASEQVGEDAYNLAELGIGTNVAVTDLVGSVLLDEKAAGTVHIAIGDDAGIGGDTDAPLHLDGIIREPTVYADGEEVELPSP is encoded by the coding sequence ATGAGCTTGCGCGACGCGGCGAAGACGGCGGTCGAACAGTGCCTGGGACTGGACGCCGACGAGGACTGCGTCGTCGTGACCGACGACGAGCGCCGAGACATCGGGGAGGCGCTCTACGAGGTCGCCAGCGAGGTCAGCGATTCGACGACCATCCTCCAGTACCCGCCGGGCGACCAGCACGGCGCGGAGCCGCCCGCACCGGTAGCGGCCGCGATGAAGGACGCCGACGTGTTCCTCGCACCGACGACGAAGAGCCTGAGCCACACGCGCGCTCGCGGCGCAGCCAACGACGTCGGCGCTCGCGGTGCCACCCTCCCCGGCATCACCGAGGAAGTGTTCACGACCGGACTGGACGCCGACTACGAGACCATCGCCGAGCACTGCGAGGACGTGCTCGCGCAGGTCGCGGCCGCCGACGAGGTCCGCGTGACGACGCCCGCCGGCACCGACATCACGTTCGACGCGGGCGACCGCGACTGGCGCGACGACACCGGCATCGTCCACGACGACGGCGACTTCTCGAACCTTCCCGCGGGCGAAGTGTTCGTCTCCCCAGTGGACGCCAACGGCACGTACGTCGTCGACGGCACGATGATGCCCCACGGCAAACTCGGCGACGGTCAGGAGCTGCGCTTCGAGGTCGAGGACGGCTTCGTCACCGACATCTCCGACGACCAGATTCGCGAGCAGGTCGAGGCCGCCAGCGAGCAGGTCGGCGAGGACGCCTACAACCTCGCGGAACTCGGCATCGGGACGAACGTCGCCGTCACCGACCTCGTCGGCAGCGTGCTGCTCGACGAGAAGGCCGCCGGCACCGTCCACATCGCAATCGGCGACGACGCCGGCATCGGCGGCGACACCGACGCCCCGCTCCACCTCGACGGCATCATCCGGGAGCCGACCGTCTACGCGGACGGCGAAGAAGTTGAGTTGCCGAGCCCGTAA
- a CDS encoding HVO_0476 family zinc finger protein: MNVDAGEQVGLSCPSCSPDLETVHEVLTTGGGHVTVECGECGHVHKESLESEDTEAVDVVVSQDGESFTGRSEFGPEETVYEGDEFIVETEETIAQVRVTSIEVGPEDRTSRAAVEDIETVWTRAVDNVSVDVTVHPREDSDEGSRSLEVHVPGDFEFVVGESVEFGDEEFEVQGVHVRESAEGDYKFPKLGQDGDVVFAKDVKRVYGADESSAAWSAW, encoded by the coding sequence ATGAACGTAGACGCTGGCGAGCAGGTCGGGCTGTCGTGTCCGTCCTGTTCCCCGGACCTGGAGACGGTCCACGAGGTCCTGACGACGGGCGGCGGGCACGTAACGGTGGAGTGCGGGGAGTGCGGGCACGTCCACAAGGAGAGCCTGGAGAGCGAGGACACCGAAGCGGTCGACGTGGTGGTCTCGCAGGACGGCGAGTCGTTCACTGGTCGTTCCGAGTTCGGCCCGGAGGAGACGGTGTACGAGGGCGACGAGTTCATCGTCGAGACCGAGGAAACCATCGCGCAGGTTCGCGTGACGAGCATCGAGGTCGGGCCCGAGGACCGGACGAGCCGGGCGGCCGTCGAGGACATCGAGACCGTGTGGACGCGCGCGGTGGACAACGTCTCCGTGGACGTGACCGTCCACCCGCGCGAGGACAGCGACGAGGGCAGCCGCAGCCTCGAAGTCCACGTGCCCGGCGACTTCGAGTTCGTGGTCGGCGAGAGCGTGGAGTTCGGCGACGAGGAGTTCGAGGTGCAGGGCGTCCACGTGCGGGAGTCCGCCGAGGGCGACTACAAGTTCCCGAAGCTCGGGCAGGACGGCGACGTGGTGTTCGCGAAGGACGTGAAACGCGTGTACGGCGCGGACGAGTCGAGCGCGGCCTGGTCCGCGTGGTAG
- a CDS encoding protein-L-isoaspartate(D-aspartate) O-methyltransferase translates to MTREDERHQLADGLATRPNVSDRVADAIRTVPRHEFVPEDRRSAAYSDRPLPIGEGATISAPHMVAVVATELDLQSGDRVLEIGTGCGYHAAVTAELVGAQNVFSVEYVGALADRASETLERTGYGDISVRTGDGHDGWPEHAPYDAAYLTCAAPEFPDAVVEQVRTGGRLVAPIGAGSQRLVVAEKRDDGGLDTRDEGAVRFVEMQGGE, encoded by the coding sequence ATGACCAGGGAGGACGAACGACACCAGTTGGCCGACGGGCTTGCGACGCGCCCGAACGTCAGCGACCGTGTGGCGGACGCCATCCGGACGGTGCCGCGACACGAGTTCGTCCCGGAGGACAGGCGGTCGGCGGCGTACAGCGACCGCCCGCTCCCCATCGGCGAAGGCGCGACCATCAGCGCGCCGCACATGGTCGCCGTCGTCGCGACCGAACTCGACCTCCAGTCGGGCGACCGCGTGCTCGAAATCGGAACCGGCTGTGGCTACCACGCCGCAGTCACGGCCGAACTGGTCGGCGCACAGAACGTCTTTTCGGTGGAGTACGTCGGAGCGCTCGCTGACCGGGCGAGCGAGACGCTGGAACGCACGGGCTACGGCGACATCTCCGTCCGGACGGGCGACGGCCACGACGGCTGGCCGGAGCACGCGCCCTACGACGCCGCCTACCTGACGTGCGCGGCACCGGAGTTCCCGGACGCCGTCGTGGAGCAGGTACGGACTGGCGGCCGGCTGGTGGCACCCATCGGCGCTGGCAGCCAGCGCCTCGTCGTCGCCGAGAAGCGCGACGACGGCGGGCTGGACACGCGGGACGAGGGCGCGGTGCGGTTCGTGGAGATGCAGGGCGGCGAGTAA
- a CDS encoding protein-L-isoaspartate O-methyltransferase family protein yields MEFAALRDEMVDSLLHDGAALPDARPADRAMRAVPRHEFVDAEHRAYTDQTFEHEGTRVLAPSTVARLVGALAPAEDDDVLVVGAGVGYTVAVLAEVVGPEHVHAIDIDRQLVYDARGNLADAGYGDVLVDCRDGADGLPEYAPYDRILVEAAAVDAPPALLDQLADGGRLVFPEGTNDQRLVAIEDGEVTGVYGPVAFAPLLVDGEQASAVERNRTVREDRERAAEAAESRAGWERDWIDWDDY; encoded by the coding sequence ATGGAGTTCGCGGCGCTGCGGGACGAGATGGTCGACAGCCTCCTCCACGACGGGGCGGCGCTGCCGGACGCGCGGCCGGCCGACAGAGCGATGCGGGCGGTCCCCCGCCACGAGTTCGTGGACGCCGAACACCGCGCCTACACGGACCAGACCTTCGAACACGAGGGGACACGTGTTCTGGCACCGTCGACGGTCGCCCGTCTGGTCGGCGCGCTCGCGCCAGCCGAGGACGACGACGTGCTCGTGGTGGGTGCAGGCGTCGGCTACACGGTCGCGGTGCTGGCGGAGGTCGTCGGCCCCGAGCACGTCCACGCCATCGACATCGACCGCCAACTCGTCTACGACGCCCGCGGGAATCTCGCGGACGCGGGGTACGGCGACGTGCTCGTGGACTGCCGGGACGGGGCCGACGGCCTCCCTGAGTACGCGCCTTACGACCGGATTCTCGTGGAGGCCGCGGCGGTCGACGCGCCGCCCGCGCTGCTCGACCAGCTCGCCGACGGCGGACGACTCGTGTTCCCGGAGGGAACCAACGACCAGCGCCTCGTCGCCATCGAGGACGGCGAGGTCACTGGCGTCTACGGCCCGGTCGCCTTCGCGCCGCTGCTCGTCGACGGCGAGCAGGCGAGCGCGGTCGAACGGAACCGGACTGTCCGGGAGGACCGCGAGCGCGCCGCGGAGGCCGCCGAGTCGCGGGCGGGCTGGGAGCGCGACTGGATCGACTGGGACGACTACTGA
- a CDS encoding carboxypeptidase-like regulatory domain-containing protein, protein MLDSLPAGLRNRLALGQFADDDRGIEGLPVRLVVAFVVGVAALSVMLSMVNGVNTLAVSELDAKPSPDVVEPGEQTVEVTAVDADGDPVSGATVVVKSGTADLDGVATATTGDNGTVTLDLDPELGPNQDEGTLAISLKPPAGDQYVDRRENTRLLVVRQ, encoded by the coding sequence GTGCTCGACTCGCTCCCTGCCGGCCTCCGGAATCGGCTCGCGCTCGGTCAGTTCGCAGACGACGACCGCGGCATCGAGGGGCTGCCCGTCCGGCTCGTCGTCGCGTTCGTCGTCGGCGTCGCCGCCCTCAGCGTGATGCTCAGCATGGTCAACGGCGTGAACACGCTCGCCGTCAGCGAACTCGACGCGAAGCCGAGCCCCGACGTCGTCGAACCAGGCGAGCAGACCGTCGAGGTCACCGCCGTCGACGCCGACGGCGACCCGGTCTCGGGCGCGACGGTCGTCGTGAAGAGCGGGACCGCCGACCTCGACGGCGTCGCCACCGCCACCACGGGCGACAACGGCACCGTCACGCTCGACCTCGACCCCGAACTCGGCCCGAACCAGGACGAGGGCACGCTCGCAATCTCGCTGAAGCCGCCGGCTGGCGACCAGTACGTCGACCGGCGCGAGAACACGAGACTACTGGTGGTCCGCCAGTAG
- a CDS encoding ATP-binding protein, translated as MDVLGGDGAVCGRLGRYLARDGSTGARVALDFDRPHAGVVVGKRGSGKSHTLGVLAEGLAGAPGVAPVVVDPMGAFTGLRAAGLDVVVPRVRASALDPRAWCVLLDLDPASPAGTLVWRAAAAESTLDGMRSWVADCEAAPAARRGAGNHLALAASWGCFRPDAPSARALLDGGAVLDATGYRGRALQAVVAAVASGLYEVAVSDRATQLPWLLVDEAHACATGAARDAVDTLYTRGRAPGASVVLATQRPSALPETAVSQSDLVVAHRLTSERDVSALASVQPTYLAGSLADRIPRGTGDALVVDDATESVCTVRVRERETEHGGDSSTATSAASSSG; from the coding sequence ATGGACGTGCTCGGCGGCGACGGCGCGGTGTGTGGACGGCTCGGCCGCTACCTGGCTCGGGACGGCAGCACGGGGGCTCGGGTGGCGCTTGACTTCGACCGCCCCCACGCGGGCGTGGTCGTGGGCAAGCGCGGCAGCGGTAAGTCCCACACACTCGGCGTGCTCGCGGAGGGGCTGGCCGGCGCACCCGGCGTCGCGCCCGTCGTGGTCGACCCGATGGGGGCGTTCACGGGGCTGCGTGCGGCCGGACTAGACGTGGTCGTTCCGCGGGTCCGAGCGAGCGCCCTCGACCCCCGAGCGTGGTGTGTGCTGCTGGACCTCGACCCGGCCAGTCCGGCGGGCACGCTCGTCTGGCGGGCGGCCGCCGCCGAATCGACGCTCGACGGCATGCGGTCGTGGGTCGCGGACTGCGAGGCCGCTCCAGCGGCCAGACGGGGAGCCGGCAACCACCTCGCGCTCGCTGCGTCCTGGGGCTGCTTCCGGCCGGACGCGCCGAGCGCCAGAGCGCTGCTCGACGGCGGAGCGGTGCTGGACGCGACCGGCTACCGGGGGCGCGCGCTCCAGGCGGTGGTGGCGGCGGTCGCGTCGGGGTTGTACGAGGTGGCGGTGAGCGACCGAGCGACGCAGCTACCGTGGCTGCTCGTAGACGAGGCGCACGCGTGCGCGACCGGGGCCGCGCGAGACGCCGTCGATACGCTGTACACCCGGGGGAGAGCGCCGGGTGCGAGCGTCGTGCTGGCGACCCAGCGGCCGAGCGCGCTCCCGGAGACCGCCGTCTCGCAGTCAGACCTCGTGGTCGCTCACCGGCTGACGAGCGAGCGCGACGTTTCGGCGCTCGCGTCGGTGCAGCCGACCTACCTCGCCGGGTCACTGGCCGACAGAATTCCCCGCGGGACGGGGGACGCGCTCGTCGTCGACGACGCCACGGAATCAGTGTGTACGGTGCGTGTGCGGGAGCGCGAGACGGAGCACGGTGGCGACAGCAGCACGGCGACGAGCGCGGCCTCGTCGAGCGGGTGA